The Puniceicoccus vermicola genome contains the following window.
TAGAAGACAACCGCCACCGAGGAAAAAGTGGAATCCGCCCCCAGGGATACTTCCCGGATCAGCCGGTGCCACTCCGCCTGAATCGCCTCCAGAGCCCGCTGCGTGTACTCCCCATAATCCGTCAGGCGGGAATTTACCCCCATCTCTCCCTGCCGCGAAGCACGGGCCTTCGACTGGTTCAGCGGGGCCAACAAAACCTCCGCCCCGACCTTCTTGCGCGGCAACGGCCGGGCCGCCGGATTATTCATCGAGGGGGATTCGCTCTTCTCCGGCTTTTTCTGAGGACCATCATCAAGAACGATCGACCCAGGCTTGCGTCGCTCCTCCTCAGGATCGGTCTCCTCTCCTTTGGACGCTTCGGGGATCTCGGTCCCCGCCCCTTTCTCGGACGACTGAATCCATTCCGGCGTCTCGCGCTCCACTCGCGGGGCAAGATCACCGACCGTGCCGCCCGATTCCTGCGCGGGAGGACTCTCCGTGGCCGCCTCACTGTAGACCCCAGGCTTCAAGCGCTCGCTCGTATCGCCCCGCTCCAAAAAGGTCTGCGACTCCTGCTCAGAATCATGCTCGGGAAAATCCGATTCGCTGGACGGATCGGGCTCCGGCTCGGCTGCCTGCTGATCCCTCGCCCCGAAATTCACCGTATCGTCGGGCGGATTCGAGGGCAGATTCGGATTCGCCTCCACGAACCGGTGTTCATACGGCTCCACATAGACCTCCATCTCCCGATTCGCCTTCTTCTCTGCGGGACTGCGGACCGCCAGTTGATCAAAGCTCGAATCCAACTTTTTCGCCACCGTCCAATTGATCAACAGCGAGGCCACCACGGCGAGAATCCACACCACCGTTTTTGCAACAGGCTTCCGCCCGCCGACCTCTCCGAACCAATCCGTCATGACAAGAGAACATCCTTATCCAGCAACCGGATTCCCTCAAGGGAAGAAGTTGGGTTGTTTTTTACGATTTATCTAGTCCGAGAAATGAACTCACTTCGATCAGGATAGGGTGCGAGCCCATCTTCTCGTCCAAAAGTGACTCGGGAAAAAGTTCCTCACGCTTTTGCTTAAAGTGCTTACGAACCTGATCACGACTGCCAAGATACTTATCCTGGAAATGCTTTTTCAACCTATCTGAAGTCTGTTTCCCCTTTGGCAACAGATCACCTAGCAAGTCCAGCAGTAGACCTTCCAGACACTGGGGCGCAGAAAAGGCGACCTTGATACTCGGATACTCCTGCAAAATCGCCTCGGCATCCGCATCCAGCCCCTTGTCCTGATCAATCAAGACCAGTGCGCCTGTCTCACTACTTCCCGTAACGAGATACTTCTTTTTAAGTTCGAGGAGGACGCTGCCCGCCGAGCCGCCATTTCCATTCCCAACCGTAATTTTCTTTTCAGCCAGACGCCCTGAGTAGACCCGCTTAATTTGTTCCAGAAAAAGTCCTTCGGTCGGGCCTTCTACAAAAAGAATGAGAGGCGTTCGAACTACTCTTGTAGATGCCATATCTCCGCCTAAAACGCCACCACCTCAGGTTCAGGGATGGCACCGTAACGCCCCGAGTTGTAGTTGGCAAAGAAGTTCTCCTCACGCCGCACTCCCCTGAGGCTATCGAGCCGGAACGCTTCGCTCACGCAATCTTCCCGCTTTTCTACCAGATAGATCTGCTCTTTCTGCAGATGGTTTAGCATCTCGACATGGTGACAGGTAAAGAACAACTGCGCCTCTTTCTTGTTGATCTCCGGATCCGTGAACAGACTCAAGATCGTCGGAATCAAATGCGGATGCAGATCCGACTCCATCTCGTCAATTGCAGCAATATCACCAGAGGTCAAAACGCGGATAAAGGCTTCAAAGAGCATGAAAAGTCGCCGTGTTCCGGACGATTCCTGATGCGCCGGCAAGCTGAAGATTCCCTTTGGCCCACTGTGTTGAAAGAAAACAAGAAAACTCTCACGCGCATCATCCTTCTCTGTTTGCAGCCGCACAGGCTCAATTTTGAAATCTACAATCCCGATATCAGCGGCGGTCAACAACTCACGCAGCGCATCGTGATGTTCCGGATGCTTGTGGAAGAACTCCGAGCACCTGAAGATATCCGTGGTCAGCCCTTCGGCAGGCAAATCACGCTTTCCTCGGCGACCCACATTGGTCGCAACCTGTCCCAACGAATCCAAGACATGCTGAAATTCCTTGCGCCCTGCCTGTACACCGGCCGCCAACATCGACGCATTGGGACGATCCGTAAGAGCCTTACGCAACAGCTGTACCTCGGTAAACTCCTCAAAACTACGTAAATGTAAGGAACCGTCCTTCGCGAACTTACGCACTAGGATCTGCCGAAATTGCCCGGTCTCCGGCAAATAGCGCTTCAGAATCTCCTCATTCACCTTTTGAGGTGTTACGCTGAGAGAATAGAGGAATCGGCGGCCCTTGCCCTCAAATTCTAACTCGAAGGTGGCAGGCTCTTCATCGGGTTCACTGCAGGCAAATCGATCTACGGGGATTTCTTCCTCTGGTTCCAGATGCTTGTACGAGCCATGAATAAAAAAGGAGACAAAGGACAGGGCTTTCAATAAGTTCGTCTTCCCCGAAGCGTTCGGCCCGAAAACCCCTGTCAGCAGCGACAACTTATCACCATGAGCGGAATCCACAAATGAACCGTCCGTCGGTGTTCTAGGCGAGGCCGTAAAATCAACCACCGTCTCTTCGTAGAACGAACAGAAGTTCGAGAATGCGAATTTGCGTATCATATTCGGACAACATACCACACAAGAAGGGAAACATTGAAGATTATTTGCATTTTTTTCTGCAAAATTCGCCAAATTTCGCATGAATTTCAAATTTCCGTCACTGAAAAGGAGATCGGGGAACTTTCGAAATCAAGAACGAAGGCGACTCATCTTCCTCGAATTACACAGCGGTATTCTCTGCAAAACGACGACCTAATTGATACCCTCTAAACTTCCAAACGCCTCAAAGCCTCCAAAACCTCCTCCAATGGCAGGCCGATCACGTTCGACCGTGAGCCGGAGACCGACTCCACGAT
Protein-coding sequences here:
- a CDS encoding AAA family ATPase; its protein translation is MVDFTASPRTPTDGSFVDSAHGDKLSLLTGVFGPNASGKTNLLKALSFVSFFIHGSYKHLEPEEEIPVDRFACSEPDEEPATFELEFEGKGRRFLYSLSVTPQKVNEEILKRYLPETGQFRQILVRKFAKDGSLHLRSFEEFTEVQLLRKALTDRPNASMLAAGVQAGRKEFQHVLDSLGQVATNVGRRGKRDLPAEGLTTDIFRCSEFFHKHPEHHDALRELLTAADIGIVDFKIEPVRLQTEKDDARESFLVFFQHSGPKGIFSLPAHQESSGTRRLFMLFEAFIRVLTSGDIAAIDEMESDLHPHLIPTILSLFTDPEINKKEAQLFFTCHHVEMLNHLQKEQIYLVEKREDCVSEAFRLDSLRGVRREENFFANYNSGRYGAIPEPEVVAF